The Acinetobacter defluvii genome includes a region encoding these proteins:
- the ilvA gene encoding threonine ammonia-lyase, biosynthetic, producing MLSRLVRQILQATVYDVAIETPLEAAPRISEKLNNNIRFKREDLQPVFSFKLRGAYNRISQLPKSQLERGVITASAGNHAQGVALSGQKLGITAIIVMPKTTPDIKVQAVKRLGGQVVLQGDSFDVANKYAIQRAADEGMTFIPPYDDELVMAGQGTIANEILRQWRDVDYVFVAVGGGGLIAGVAAYLGDVAPHVKVIPVEYDESACLKAAFEANERVILPSVGLFADGTAVAQIGEKPFKVIQLQKSDNSGPIVERDVVLVNTDEICAAIKDTYDECRSIVEPSGAMALAGIKKYVAEHGIENKNMVSIVCGANMNFDRLRYIAERTELGERKEAIFAVTIPEEKGSFLNFCRALQGRNITEFNYRASSSSAAQVFVGISLKSGDKERHDIYDLLSANYDVDDLSDDEVAKLHIRYLIGGHADIENERLFRVEFPERPGALLTFLERLGPTHNITLFHYRNHGAAEGRVLVGLDAEDAQQNPDGLIETLETITYPYQEITNNLGYQRFLK from the coding sequence ATGCTGTCTCGTTTGGTTCGACAAATATTACAGGCAACGGTGTATGACGTTGCGATCGAAACCCCACTCGAAGCAGCGCCACGAATTAGTGAAAAACTAAACAACAACATTCGCTTTAAACGCGAAGACTTGCAACCTGTCTTTTCTTTCAAACTGCGCGGTGCGTATAACCGTATCAGTCAATTACCGAAATCTCAGTTGGAACGTGGCGTTATTACTGCTTCTGCGGGTAACCATGCTCAAGGCGTGGCGTTATCTGGTCAAAAGTTGGGTATTACCGCCATTATTGTGATGCCAAAGACAACACCTGATATTAAAGTTCAAGCTGTAAAACGTTTGGGTGGGCAAGTCGTTCTACAAGGCGATTCTTTTGATGTTGCCAATAAATACGCGATTCAACGTGCTGCTGATGAAGGCATGACTTTTATTCCACCGTATGACGATGAATTGGTGATGGCGGGTCAAGGGACGATTGCCAATGAAATTTTACGTCAATGGCGTGATGTCGATTATGTATTCGTTGCTGTAGGCGGTGGCGGTTTAATCGCTGGTGTTGCTGCTTACTTAGGTGATGTTGCACCACATGTCAAAGTCATTCCAGTGGAATATGACGAATCAGCATGTTTAAAAGCAGCTTTCGAAGCCAATGAACGTGTCATTCTTCCATCTGTAGGCTTATTTGCCGATGGTACAGCGGTTGCGCAAATTGGTGAAAAACCATTTAAAGTCATTCAATTACAAAAATCAGATAACTCAGGTCCAATTGTTGAACGTGATGTTGTACTTGTGAATACCGATGAAATATGTGCAGCGATCAAAGATACTTATGACGAATGTCGTAGCATCGTTGAACCATCGGGTGCAATGGCTTTGGCAGGGATTAAAAAATACGTTGCTGAACATGGTATAGAAAATAAAAATATGGTCTCAATTGTTTGTGGTGCCAACATGAACTTTGACCGTTTACGTTATATCGCAGAACGTACCGAACTTGGTGAACGTAAAGAAGCGATTTTTGCGGTCACGATTCCTGAAGAAAAAGGTTCTTTCTTAAATTTCTGCCGTGCTTTACAAGGTCGGAATATTACTGAGTTTAACTACCGTGCAAGTAGTTCTTCTGCGGCACAAGTTTTTGTCGGTATTAGCTTAAAATCAGGAGATAAAGAGCGTCATGACATTTATGATCTGCTAAGTGCAAATTATGATGTGGATGATCTGTCTGATGATGAAGTAGCGAAATTACATATTCGTTATTTGATCGGTGGTCATGCAGACATTGAAAATGAACGTTTATTCCGTGTGGAATTTCCTGAGCGTCCAGGCGCATTACTGACTTTCTTAGAGCGCTTAGGTCCAACCCATAACATTACCCTATTCCACTATCGTAATCATGGTGCGGCAGAAGGACGTGTTTTGGTCGGCTTAGATGCAGAAGATGCACAGCAAAATCCTGATGGTTTAATCGAGACTTTAGAAACGATCACTTATCCATATCAAGAGATTACCAATAATTTGGGTTATCAGCGTTTTTTAAAATAA
- a CDS encoding AAA family ATPase codes for MHINPDHYLDTLHGRLWTLERNVAAWRQCFTDLHYTLSHNTQNHDVYILIGCQASGKSTWAKQHLLKHPDDIVFDAILVKKSERQPIIELTKKFNQNCIAVYFQTPLKICLQRNQQRPQDQVVSEHALTNVYKALELPTHKEGFDQIIIIDT; via the coding sequence ATGCATATCAATCCTGATCATTATCTAGACACCTTGCATGGTCGTCTTTGGACATTAGAAAGAAATGTTGCAGCATGGCGACAATGTTTCACCGATCTTCATTATACTTTAAGCCATAATACTCAAAATCATGATGTATATATTTTAATTGGCTGTCAGGCGAGTGGTAAAAGCACATGGGCTAAACAGCATCTTTTAAAGCATCCTGATGATATTGTATTCGATGCAATTTTAGTGAAAAAGTCTGAGCGACAGCCAATTATAGAGCTCACCAAAAAATTCAATCAAAATTGCATAGCGGTATACTTTCAGACTCCTTTAAAAATTTGTCTGCAAAGAAACCAACAAAGACCTCAAGATCAAGTCGTCAGTGAACATGCTTTAACAAATGTCTATAAAGCATTAGAACTACCAACACATAAAGAAGGGTTTGATCAGATCATCATCATTGATACTTAG
- a CDS encoding alpha/beta fold hydrolase, which yields MMNKTYLQRHITFPQSNPILVDVYQIPQQQHTVIILPALGVAIQKYEKLIQHLLEQGLNVVAADYPGCGRNTPQVSATFDFGYADLLGYFMPQLVQIAKELSSQSPVLLGHSLGGHLATLYAQHHWIKVIGIATGNIGLTHWNMKGKINILKAAAIFNSMILKDGYLAGHKVGFGQKEAKTLIRDWSKVIFTGNYRHILAEETLSENEALFIQFIGDDFAPMSSTLGLSHYFKNPHILQLDLSQTLKGNQHSVWLKQPEEVVNIIKQFISS from the coding sequence ATGATGAACAAAACCTATTTACAGCGTCATATTACATTTCCACAGAGCAATCCGATTTTAGTGGATGTTTATCAAATTCCTCAACAACAGCATACTGTTATTATTTTACCTGCACTGGGTGTTGCAATTCAAAAATATGAAAAATTGATTCAGCACTTACTCGAACAAGGTTTGAATGTCGTTGCCGCAGATTATCCTGGCTGTGGACGCAATACACCGCAAGTTTCTGCCACATTTGATTTTGGCTATGCCGACTTATTGGGCTACTTTATGCCCCAACTCGTGCAAATTGCAAAAGAATTGTCATCACAATCACCTGTTTTATTGGGGCACAGTTTAGGTGGACATTTAGCCACATTATATGCACAGCATCATTGGATTAAAGTCATCGGTATTGCTACAGGTAATATTGGGTTAACGCATTGGAATATGAAAGGAAAAATTAATATTTTAAAAGCGGCAGCTATTTTCAATAGCATGATTTTAAAAGATGGTTATCTCGCAGGTCATAAAGTCGGTTTTGGACAAAAAGAAGCCAAAACTTTAATAAGAGACTGGTCAAAAGTGATTTTTACAGGAAATTATCGGCATATTTTGGCAGAAGAAACACTTTCAGAAAATGAAGCATTATTTATACAGTTTATTGGTGATGATTTTGCACCAATGTCATCTACACTGGGACTCAGTCATTACTTTAAAAATCCACATATTTTACAGCTTGATCTAAGCCAGACCTTAAAGGGCAATCAACACAGTGTCTGGCTCAAACAACCTGAGGAAGTTGTAAATATCATAAAGCAATTTATTTCGAGCTAA
- a CDS encoding acyl-CoA dehydrogenase family protein: MLAYDADLELFKDNFKRFMSEHIAPHYEQWEKEGLMPRSVWTLLGENGFLCVDVPEEYGGYGVPTEYSLMLVEESARAGYGALSTAISCHSEIAAPYILHIANEEQKQYWLPKMVSGEVVGAIGMTEPGAGSDLQGMRSSAILNGDHYLLNGSKTFISNGQHADLVVLAAKTDPQARAKGVSLLLVDTHLEGFKKGTNLDKIGLHSQDTSELFFDNVKVPANQLLGNAGQGFAYLMQELPRERTAIAATALGAIRGAIDVTTQYVQERQAFGQKIGSFQNSRFVLAQAKIDELATAAFYNQNLALYKESKLDVETAAALKSFSTDMQMKIIDSLLQLFGGYGYMTEYPISRFFVDARIQRIYGGTNEIMKEIVARGMLGR; encoded by the coding sequence ATGTTGGCATATGATGCAGACTTAGAACTCTTTAAAGATAATTTCAAACGTTTTATGAGTGAACATATTGCTCCACATTATGAGCAATGGGAAAAAGAAGGCTTAATGCCTCGTTCAGTTTGGACACTTTTGGGTGAAAATGGTTTCTTATGTGTAGACGTCCCTGAAGAATATGGCGGTTATGGTGTCCCAACAGAATATTCTTTAATGTTGGTGGAAGAGTCTGCACGTGCAGGTTATGGCGCACTTTCTACAGCGATTTCTTGTCATTCTGAAATTGCAGCACCTTATATTTTACATATTGCCAATGAAGAGCAAAAACAATATTGGTTACCTAAAATGGTTTCAGGCGAAGTCGTTGGTGCAATCGGAATGACGGAGCCAGGTGCGGGTTCTGACTTACAAGGTATGCGTTCTTCTGCCATTTTAAATGGTGATCATTATCTGTTAAATGGTTCAAAAACCTTTATTTCTAATGGTCAGCATGCAGATTTGGTCGTTTTGGCTGCAAAAACTGATCCCCAAGCACGAGCAAAAGGCGTTTCATTATTGTTAGTGGATACGCATTTAGAAGGCTTTAAAAAAGGCACAAATCTAGACAAAATTGGTTTACATTCACAAGATACTTCAGAGTTATTCTTTGACAATGTCAAAGTTCCTGCAAATCAGTTATTGGGTAATGCAGGGCAAGGCTTTGCATATTTGATGCAAGAATTGCCACGTGAACGTACAGCAATTGCTGCAACAGCGTTGGGTGCGATTCGTGGTGCAATTGATGTAACCACTCAATATGTGCAAGAGCGTCAAGCATTTGGACAAAAAATTGGCAGCTTCCAAAATTCACGTTTTGTTTTAGCTCAAGCAAAAATTGATGAGTTGGCAACAGCAGCATTTTATAATCAAAATTTAGCTTTATATAAAGAAAGCAAGCTAGATGTAGAAACTGCCGCTGCGTTGAAGAGCTTTAGCACCGACATGCAAATGAAAATCATCGACAGTTTATTACAGTTATTTGGTGGTTATGGTTATATGACTGAATATCCTATTTCACGGTTCTTTGTAGATGCACGTATCCAGCGTATCTATGGTGGAACGAATGAAATTATGAAAGAAATCGTAGCACGTGGTATGTTAGGGCGTTAA
- a CDS encoding YgjP family zinc-dependent metalloprotease: MTPNLPEIQITHHARATRLRLRVEPTQIRLTVPRFCTKCQIQDFLQQSEQWMIETWQKQQEKVEQLDRILPAELKLFNLQQPLQINYQRQKNSFIFDEKSYQLFISDRQPESYLKAFVIAYAKHYLPIYLQQVSVETGLKFGECAIRQPKTRWGSCTARHDIMLNSALVLCDQAITRYVSIHELAHTRHFDHSSAFWSEVEKHDENYKKHRKILKSAVMPWWWTTH; this comes from the coding sequence ATGACGCCAAATCTCCCTGAAATCCAAATCACTCATCATGCACGAGCAACTCGATTGCGTTTACGTGTTGAGCCAACTCAAATTCGCTTAACTGTACCTAGATTTTGTACAAAATGTCAGATTCAAGATTTTTTACAACAATCTGAACAATGGATGATAGAAACTTGGCAAAAACAACAAGAAAAAGTAGAACAATTAGATAGAATATTACCAGCAGAATTAAAATTATTTAATTTACAGCAACCTTTACAAATTAATTATCAAAGGCAGAAAAACTCTTTTATTTTCGATGAGAAAAGTTATCAACTTTTCATTAGTGATCGTCAGCCTGAAAGTTATTTAAAAGCTTTTGTAATCGCTTATGCAAAGCATTATTTACCGATTTATTTACAACAGGTCAGTGTTGAAACAGGTTTAAAGTTTGGTGAATGTGCAATCCGTCAGCCGAAAACCCGTTGGGGGAGTTGTACCGCTCGACATGATATTATGTTGAATAGTGCTTTGGTGTTATGTGATCAAGCAATTACCCGTTATGTCAGCATACATGAGTTAGCACATACACGGCATTTTGATCATAGTTCTGCATTTTGGTCAGAAGTTGAAAAGCATGATGAAAATTATAAAAAACATCGAAAAATTTTAAAAAGTGCTGTAATGCCATGGTGGTGGACTACACATTAG
- the pheA gene encoding prephenate dehydratase: MINDDQNTTSLDLAQIREDIDSVDQQIQQLINRRAKLAEAVAKAKFAAEENPLFYRPEREAQVLRNVMERNEGPLSDTTMARLFREIMSACLALEAPQSIAFLGPVGTYTHSAVLKHFGQDAVVRPLPTIDEVFREVEAGSAHYGLVPVENSSEGVVNHTLDCFKASHLNVIGEVELRIHHQFLISSNTRKDSIKQIYAHQQTLAQCRGWLDVHYPGVERVALSSNAEAARRIRNEWHSAAIASDVAASIYDLEILHGNIEDNPENTTRFLVIGREKIPQSGNDKTSLLISAHDRAGALLEILAPFAKHNISLTSIETRPALPEKWAYVFFIDLEGHVEQDNVKAAIEEIRPLVKEVRVLGSYPLAVL; encoded by the coding sequence ATGATCAACGATGATCAAAACACGACTTCTCTCGATCTTGCTCAAATCCGTGAAGATATTGATTCTGTAGATCAGCAAATTCAACAACTCATTAATCGCCGTGCAAAACTGGCGGAAGCAGTTGCTAAAGCAAAATTTGCAGCAGAAGAGAATCCGTTGTTTTATCGTCCTGAACGTGAAGCACAAGTATTGCGCAATGTCATGGAACGTAATGAAGGACCATTATCTGATACAACTATGGCACGTTTGTTCCGTGAAATTATGTCTGCGTGTTTAGCACTTGAAGCACCGCAAAGTATTGCATTCTTAGGTCCTGTTGGAACTTATACACATTCGGCAGTACTCAAACACTTTGGTCAGGATGCAGTGGTTCGCCCATTACCAACCATTGATGAAGTATTCCGTGAAGTAGAAGCGGGCAGTGCACATTATGGTTTAGTGCCGGTTGAAAACTCGTCTGAAGGTGTGGTCAACCATACTTTGGATTGCTTTAAAGCATCGCATTTAAATGTGATCGGTGAGGTTGAGTTACGTATTCATCACCAATTCTTGATTTCTTCAAATACCCGTAAAGACAGTATTAAACAAATTTATGCACATCAACAAACTTTAGCCCAGTGTCGTGGCTGGCTAGATGTACATTATCCAGGAGTTGAGCGGGTTGCGCTAAGCTCAAATGCGGAGGCAGCACGTCGTATCCGTAATGAATGGCATTCGGCAGCGATTGCATCTGATGTAGCGGCAAGCATTTATGACTTAGAAATTTTGCACGGTAATATTGAAGATAATCCTGAAAATACCACGCGTTTTCTTGTGATTGGTCGTGAAAAAATTCCACAAAGTGGTAATGACAAGACGTCATTGCTGATTTCTGCACATGACCGTGCAGGGGCATTATTGGAAATTCTTGCTCCATTTGCAAAACACAATATCAGCTTAACCAGTATCGAAACTCGTCCTGCATTGCCTGAGAAATGGGCATATGTATTCTTCATTGACCTTGAAGGGCATGTGGAGCAAGACAATGTTAAAGCTGCCATTGAAGAAATTCGTCCATTGGTTAAAGAAGTGCGTGTTTTAGGTTCTTACCCCCTCGCTGTCTTGTAA
- a CDS encoding DJ-1/PfpI/YhbO family deglycase/protease, producing the protein MNKRIAVFITHDFEDTEYHQPVEAFRAASHSVRNIEKTAGNIVYSKQRKSAVSIDFGIDEITVQDFDALMIPGGNSPYHLKQDTRFIDYLRNFANAQKPIFLCCYSPHLLIDAQIAIGRRLTSIEAMIQELKDAGAVIFDREVVNDNNLYISSRSTQELPVFIDECLNVLRA; encoded by the coding sequence ATGAATAAGAGAATCGCCGTTTTTATTACCCATGATTTTGAAGATACCGAATACCATCAACCTGTCGAAGCCTTTCGCGCAGCCAGTCATTCGGTACGTAACATTGAAAAGACCGCAGGAAATATCGTCTACAGCAAGCAACGAAAATCAGCCGTGAGTATTGATTTTGGTATTGATGAAATTACAGTACAAGATTTTGATGCGTTAATGATTCCTGGCGGAAATTCCCCTTATCATCTTAAGCAAGACACTCGATTTATTGATTATTTACGCAATTTTGCCAACGCACAGAAGCCTATTTTTTTATGTTGCTATAGCCCACATTTATTGATCGATGCACAAATTGCGATAGGACGCCGTTTAACCTCAATTGAAGCGATGATTCAGGAATTAAAAGACGCTGGTGCTGTAATATTTGATCGTGAGGTGGTCAACGATAATAATCTTTATATTTCATCACGCTCTACGCAAGAACTTCCTGTATTTATTGATGAATGCTTAAATGTTCTACGTGCTTGA
- a CDS encoding lipocalin family protein, with protein sequence MLKSNFRRLLLIGGVVVLASATLVHAGNEDIPTVQQVDLKKYLGEWHEIARKPLYFQRMCDYNVTAHYSLNSNGNVKVDNQCFDKHGKLKQSIGEAFVKNSPNNSKLKVSFLPDIIRWLPIARGDYWILKLDENYQTALVGSPNKKYLWVLSRTTTPDKTIIDEYLDYAKSLGYDLSDVIYTKHK encoded by the coding sequence ATGTTGAAATCAAATTTTAGAAGATTGCTGTTGATTGGTGGTGTTGTAGTGTTAGCAAGTGCAACTTTAGTGCATGCGGGAAATGAAGATATTCCTACTGTACAACAAGTGGACTTAAAAAAATACTTGGGAGAATGGCATGAAATTGCACGCAAGCCATTATATTTTCAAAGAATGTGTGACTATAATGTAACAGCACACTATTCATTAAACAGCAATGGTAATGTTAAAGTAGATAATCAATGTTTTGATAAACATGGTAAGTTAAAGCAATCAATTGGTGAGGCATTTGTTAAAAATTCACCCAACAACTCCAAGTTAAAGGTCAGCTTTCTACCTGATATAATCCGTTGGTTGCCTATTGCTCGTGGTGATTATTGGATATTAAAACTCGATGAAAATTATCAAACAGCATTAGTCGGCAGTCCCAATAAAAAATATTTATGGGTTTTAAGCCGTACAACTACACCAGATAAAACTATTATTGATGAGTATTTAGATTATGCCAAATCACTAGGTTATGATTTAAGCGACGTTATTTACACCAAACATAAATAA
- a CDS encoding bifunctional prephenate dehydrogenase/3-phosphoshikimate 1-carboxyvinyltransferase, giving the protein MSQPLFNKVAFIGLGLIGSSLARVIVAQKLANTIVASTRSKKTLEDAKALGIISEGFTDPVEAVKDADLVVLALPVRATQKVLETIQPYLSANTIITDVGSTKGNVVAAAKTVFGENLPVGFVPGHPIAGAEHTGVHAGKVDLFSNHKVILTPLASSADWAIEKLTQLWQAAKAEVICMDVDKHDEVLAHTSHLPHLMAFNLVEQLANREDNLDIFRYAAGGFRDFSRIAASDPQMWHDIFFANKKAILNAVDGFETQLATLRQLIENEDSQALMGLLGHAQAVRQHFNHMLANKPLMEKNKVTQQFTILPGEKTFKGKFTVPGDKSVSHRSIMFGAIAEGTTHVTGFLEGEDALATLQAFRDMGVSIEGPKNGEVTIHGVGINGLKAPKTALYMGNSGTSMRLLSGMLAAQQFDSVMTGDASLSKRPMERIAKPLREMGAQIQTTGERGTPPISITGAQALKGIHYDLPMASAQVKSGILLAGLWAEGETSVTEPEPTRDHTERMLRAFGYEVKTEGNRISLQGGGKLVGTEIQVPSDISSAAFFMVGAAITEGSDVTLEAVGINPTRTGVIEILKQMGADLTIENERIAGGEPIADIRIRGSRTLKGIHMPEEQVPLAIDEFPALFIAAACAEGQTVLTGAAELRVKESDRIQVMADGLKTMGIDCTPTDDGIIIEGKGKSGEWGAIFTGGEIESHHDHRIAMSFSMAGLRNSEEIKIMGTETVATSFPTFTQLASQAGLNIQVTE; this is encoded by the coding sequence ATGTCACAACCTTTATTTAATAAAGTTGCATTTATTGGTCTTGGACTAATTGGCTCAAGTTTGGCACGTGTCATTGTTGCACAAAAGTTAGCAAATACGATTGTTGCGTCGACACGTTCTAAAAAAACCTTAGAAGATGCTAAAGCATTGGGCATTATTTCAGAGGGTTTTACTGATCCTGTGGAAGCGGTGAAAGATGCGGATTTAGTTGTCTTGGCTTTACCTGTACGAGCGACTCAAAAAGTTTTAGAAACCATTCAGCCATATTTGTCTGCAAATACTATTATTACTGATGTAGGTAGTACCAAAGGCAATGTCGTTGCTGCCGCTAAAACGGTTTTTGGTGAAAATTTACCTGTAGGATTTGTACCCGGGCATCCGATTGCAGGGGCAGAACATACAGGTGTACATGCTGGGAAAGTAGATTTATTTTCCAATCACAAGGTGATTTTAACGCCTTTAGCAAGTAGTGCCGACTGGGCTATAGAAAAACTGACTCAGCTGTGGCAAGCCGCAAAAGCTGAAGTGATCTGTATGGATGTCGATAAGCACGATGAAGTGCTTGCACATACCAGTCATTTACCACATTTGATGGCATTTAATTTGGTTGAACAACTTGCCAATCGTGAAGATAATCTCGATATTTTCCGTTATGCCGCAGGTGGTTTTCGTGATTTTTCTCGGATTGCTGCCAGTGATCCGCAGATGTGGCACGATATTTTCTTTGCCAATAAAAAAGCCATTCTCAACGCTGTAGATGGTTTTGAAACTCAACTCGCAACTTTGCGCCAACTCATTGAAAATGAAGATTCACAGGCATTGATGGGACTGCTTGGACATGCGCAAGCCGTACGTCAGCATTTCAATCACATGCTCGCCAATAAACCTTTGATGGAGAAAAATAAGGTGACACAACAATTTACCATTTTGCCGGGTGAGAAGACATTTAAAGGTAAATTTACCGTGCCAGGTGACAAATCAGTGTCACATCGTTCCATCATGTTTGGGGCGATTGCGGAAGGTACAACGCATGTGACAGGTTTCCTTGAGGGGGAAGATGCGCTTGCAACTTTGCAGGCTTTTCGTGATATGGGTGTAAGCATTGAAGGGCCGAAAAATGGCGAAGTGACTATTCATGGTGTCGGCATCAATGGCTTAAAAGCACCTAAAACGGCGCTGTATATGGGCAACTCAGGGACTTCAATGCGTTTGCTGTCGGGTATGTTGGCTGCACAGCAATTTGATTCTGTGATGACAGGCGATGCGTCATTGTCTAAACGTCCGATGGAGCGTATTGCGAAGCCTTTACGTGAAATGGGCGCACAGATTCAGACAACGGGTGAACGTGGTACACCACCAATTTCAATCACAGGTGCGCAAGCACTGAAAGGCATTCATTATGACTTGCCAATGGCTTCGGCTCAGGTGAAATCAGGGATTTTACTTGCAGGTTTGTGGGCAGAAGGCGAAACCTCTGTGACTGAGCCTGAGCCAACACGTGACCATACTGAGCGTATGCTTCGTGCATTTGGTTATGAGGTGAAAACTGAAGGCAACCGTATTTCGCTACAAGGTGGTGGGAAGTTGGTGGGTACTGAGATTCAAGTACCTTCGGATATTTCATCAGCAGCGTTCTTTATGGTGGGTGCAGCAATTACTGAGGGTTCAGATGTAACCCTTGAAGCGGTAGGAATTAACCCAACCCGTACAGGTGTGATTGAAATCCTCAAGCAAATGGGTGCGGATTTAACCATTGAAAATGAACGTATTGCAGGCGGTGAACCGATTGCAGACATTCGTATTCGTGGCAGTCGTACCCTTAAAGGTATTCATATGCCTGAAGAGCAAGTGCCTTTAGCGATTGATGAATTCCCAGCATTGTTTATTGCTGCAGCGTGTGCGGAAGGTCAAACCGTGTTGACGGGTGCTGCCGAATTACGTGTCAAAGAATCTGACCGTATTCAAGTGATGGCGGATGGTTTAAAAACCATGGGGATCGACTGCACACCAACAGATGATGGCATTATTATTGAAGGAAAAGGCAAATCAGGTGAATGGGGCGCAATCTTCACGGGTGGTGAAATTGAATCCCATCATGACCACCGTATTGCGATGAGCTTCTCAATGGCAGGTTTACGTAATTCAGAAGAAATTAAAATTATGGGTACTGAAACTGTAGCGACAAGTTTCCCAACCTTTACACAGTTAGCAAGTCAAGCGGGTTTAAATATTCAAGTTACTGAATAA
- the fdxA gene encoding ferredoxin FdxA, translated as MTFVVTENCIKCKYQDCVEVCPVDCFYEGPNFLVINPDECIDCALCEPECPANAIFSEDELPEGQEVFIELNADLSQKWPNITQIGDQPEDREEWNGKPDKLQYLEK; from the coding sequence ATGACCTTTGTTGTCACTGAAAATTGTATTAAGTGTAAATATCAAGACTGCGTAGAAGTATGCCCAGTGGACTGCTTCTATGAAGGACCTAACTTTCTTGTTATCAATCCAGATGAGTGCATTGACTGTGCGCTTTGTGAGCCAGAATGTCCTGCAAATGCAATCTTTTCTGAAGATGAACTCCCAGAAGGTCAAGAAGTCTTTATTGAACTTAATGCAGACCTTTCACAAAAATGGCCGAACATCACACAAATTGGTGATCAGCCGGAAGACCGTGAAGAATGGAATGGCAAACCAGATAAATTGCAATATTTAGAAAAATAA
- the rpiA gene encoding ribose-5-phosphate isomerase RpiA: MSLYATQDEKKQAAAKAALKHLPKGGILGVGTGSTVNFLIEFLPELQLEAAVASSEATAQRLKKLGIEVVDMNHVGGLDAYVDGADEIDRHMHMIKGGGAALTREKIVASIAKKFVCIVDDSKWVEQLGREFPLPVEVIPMARSAVARKIVSLGGDPVYREGVVTDNGNVILDVFNLNILNALELEKTLNDIPGVVCNGIFAINKADIAVVATDNGIEERTAV, from the coding sequence ATGAGTCTTTATGCTACCCAAGATGAGAAAAAACAAGCAGCAGCAAAAGCTGCTTTAAAACACTTACCAAAAGGGGGCATTTTGGGTGTAGGTACAGGCAGTACAGTCAACTTCCTGATCGAATTTTTACCTGAGCTACAACTTGAAGCTGCGGTGGCAAGTTCTGAAGCAACTGCGCAACGTCTTAAAAAGCTTGGCATTGAAGTGGTTGATATGAACCATGTAGGCGGTTTAGATGCTTATGTCGATGGTGCTGATGAAATTGATCGTCATATGCACATGATCAAAGGTGGTGGTGCTGCCTTAACACGTGAAAAGATTGTCGCTTCAATTGCGAAAAAATTCGTATGTATCGTAGATGACTCTAAATGGGTTGAGCAACTTGGACGTGAATTTCCGCTTCCTGTAGAAGTGATTCCAATGGCTCGTTCTGCGGTAGCACGTAAAATCGTATCACTCGGTGGCGATCCTGTTTACCGTGAAGGTGTTGTAACGGATAATGGTAATGTGATCTTGGATGTATTCAATTTAAATATTTTAAATGCTTTAGAGTTAGAAAAGACCTTGAATGATATTCCGGGTGTAGTGTGTAATGGTATTTTCGCCATTAATAAAGCGGATATTGCTGTTGTTGCGACGGATAACGGTATTGAAGAGCGTACTGCGGTTTAA